A stretch of Mycobacterium sp. ITM-2016-00316 DNA encodes these proteins:
- the ettA gene encoding energy-dependent translational throttle protein EttA, with the protein MAEFIYTMRKVRKAHGDKVILDDVFLNFLPGAKIGVVGPNGAGKSSVLKIMAGIDQPNNGDAFLQPGATVGILMQEPELDDTKTVRENVEAGVAIKGKLNRYNEVAELMATDYTDELMEEMGQLQEELDAADAWDIDSQLEQAMDALRCPPPDEPVTHLSGGEKRRVALCKLLLSKPDLLLLDEPTNHLDAESVLWLEHHLADYKGAILAVTHDRYFLDNVAEWILELDRGRAYPYEGNYSTYLEKKAERLEVQGKKDQKLQKRLKDELAWVRSGAKARQAKSKARLDRYDEMVAEAEKTRKLDFEEIQIPAPPRLGNLVVEVSHLDKGFDGRILIKDLSFTLPRNGIVGVIGPNGVGKTTLFKTIVGLEEADSGEVKVGETVKLSYVDQNRGGIDPKKNVWQVVSDGADYIEVGQNEIPSRAYVSAFGFKGPDQQKPAGVLSGGERNRLNLALTLKEGGNLILLDEPTNDLDVETLSSLENALEQFPGCAVVISHDRWFLDRTCTHILAWEGDDDNEAKWFWFEGNFGAYEENKVQRLGADAARPHRVTHRKLTRD; encoded by the coding sequence ATGGCCGAATTCATCTACACGATGCGGAAGGTGCGCAAGGCGCACGGCGACAAGGTCATCCTTGACGACGTTTTCCTGAACTTCCTTCCGGGAGCCAAGATCGGCGTCGTCGGTCCCAACGGGGCCGGTAAGTCGAGCGTCCTGAAGATCATGGCCGGCATCGACCAGCCCAACAACGGCGACGCCTTCCTCCAACCGGGCGCGACGGTCGGCATCCTCATGCAGGAGCCGGAGCTCGACGACACCAAGACCGTTCGCGAGAACGTGGAGGCCGGCGTCGCCATCAAGGGCAAGCTCAACCGGTACAACGAGGTCGCCGAGCTGATGGCCACCGACTACACCGATGAGCTCATGGAAGAGATGGGCCAGCTGCAGGAGGAGCTCGACGCCGCCGACGCCTGGGATATCGATTCCCAGCTGGAGCAGGCGATGGATGCGCTGCGCTGCCCGCCGCCCGACGAGCCGGTCACCCACCTGTCCGGTGGCGAGAAGCGTCGCGTCGCGCTGTGCAAACTGCTGCTGTCCAAGCCGGACCTGCTGCTGCTCGACGAGCCCACCAACCACCTCGACGCCGAGAGCGTGCTGTGGCTGGAGCATCACCTCGCCGACTACAAGGGCGCAATTCTGGCGGTCACCCACGATCGGTATTTCCTGGACAACGTCGCCGAGTGGATCCTGGAACTCGACCGCGGCCGCGCCTACCCGTATGAGGGCAACTACTCCACCTATCTGGAGAAGAAGGCCGAGCGCCTGGAAGTTCAGGGCAAAAAGGACCAGAAGCTGCAGAAGCGGCTGAAGGACGAACTGGCCTGGGTGCGTTCCGGCGCGAAGGCCCGGCAGGCCAAGAGCAAGGCCCGCCTGGATCGCTACGACGAGATGGTCGCCGAGGCCGAGAAGACCCGCAAGCTCGACTTCGAGGAGATCCAGATCCCGGCACCGCCGCGGCTGGGCAACCTGGTGGTCGAGGTGAGCCATCTCGACAAGGGCTTCGACGGCCGCATCCTGATCAAGGACCTGTCCTTCACGTTGCCGCGCAACGGCATCGTCGGCGTGATCGGTCCCAACGGCGTCGGTAAGACCACGCTGTTCAAGACCATTGTCGGTCTGGAGGAGGCCGACAGCGGCGAGGTCAAGGTCGGCGAGACGGTCAAGCTGAGCTACGTCGACCAGAATCGCGGCGGCATCGACCCGAAGAAGAACGTCTGGCAGGTGGTTTCCGATGGCGCGGACTACATCGAGGTCGGGCAGAACGAGATCCCGTCCCGCGCGTACGTGTCGGCGTTCGGTTTCAAGGGCCCCGATCAGCAGAAGCCCGCTGGCGTGCTCTCCGGCGGTGAGCGCAACCGCCTCAACCTGGCGCTGACCCTCAAGGAGGGCGGCAACCTGATCCTGCTCGACGAGCCGACCAACGACCTCGACGTCGAGACCCTGTCCTCGCTGGAGAACGCGCTGGAGCAGTTCCCCGGTTGTGCCGTGGTGATCTCCCACGATCGCTGGTTCCTGGACCGCACCTGCACGCACATCCTGGCCTGGGAGGGTGACGACGACAACGAGGCCAAATGGTTCTGGTTCGAGGGCAACTTCGGTGCCTACGAGGAGAACAAGGTCCAGCGACTGGGTGCCGACGCGGCACGCCCGCACCGGGTCACCCACCGCAAACTGACGCGGGACTGA
- a CDS encoding thioesterase family protein: MAERFTTPVPVRWSDIDMYQHVNHATMVTILEEARVPFLHEPFVNDIDTIGLLIAEVKVTYKGQLRLMDSPLQVTIWVSRLRAVDFNLGYEVRSVHADPESKPAVIGETQLAAFNIEEQKLVRLLPHHREYLQRFQR; the protein is encoded by the coding sequence GTGGCTGAGCGTTTCACCACACCGGTGCCGGTGCGCTGGTCGGATATCGACATGTACCAGCACGTCAACCACGCCACCATGGTGACGATCCTCGAAGAGGCGCGCGTGCCGTTCCTGCACGAGCCGTTCGTGAACGACATCGACACCATCGGATTGCTGATCGCCGAGGTGAAGGTCACGTACAAGGGGCAACTGCGCCTGATGGATTCGCCCTTGCAGGTGACCATCTGGGTCAGCAGGCTGCGGGCGGTGGACTTCAACCTCGGCTATGAGGTGCGCTCGGTGCATGCCGATCCGGAGTCCAAGCCCGCGGTGATCGGCGAGACCCAGCTGGCGGCCTTCAATATCGAGGAGCAGAAGCTGGTGCGGCTGCTTCCGCATCACCGCGAGTATCTCCAGCGTTTTCAGCGATGA
- a CDS encoding single-stranded DNA-binding protein, with protein sequence MFETPFSVVGTVVNDPILRRIGEQEFLKFRLASNSRRRNPEGSWETANSLYVTVNCWGKVAQGVAGVLFKGDPVVVVGQIYTDEYEDKEGNRRSAVEVRAVSVGPDLTRCRAKLDRARPAADPVSASAPDGGEDTEHTDEPGELPISA encoded by the coding sequence ATGTTCGAGACCCCGTTCTCCGTCGTCGGCACCGTGGTCAACGACCCCATCCTGCGCCGGATCGGCGAACAGGAATTCCTCAAGTTCCGGTTGGCCAGCAACTCGCGCCGGCGCAATCCCGAGGGCAGCTGGGAAACCGCCAACTCCCTCTATGTGACCGTCAACTGCTGGGGAAAGGTCGCCCAAGGGGTGGCCGGGGTGCTGTTCAAGGGTGACCCGGTGGTCGTGGTGGGCCAGATCTACACCGACGAGTACGAGGACAAGGAGGGCAACCGCCGGTCCGCCGTCGAGGTGCGCGCGGTGTCGGTGGGGCCGGATCTGACCCGATGCCGCGCCAAGCTGGACAGGGCCCGGCCTGCGGCCGACCCGGTGTCCGCCTCCGCACCCGACGGTGGTGAGGACACCGAACACACCGACGAGCCGGGGGAGCTGCCGATCTCGGCGTAA
- a CDS encoding glycerol-3-phosphate 1-O-acyltransferase has translation MKQVVEDFASFSPTGDTLVLAAVASPAEQELLDDWLRQQRRDRPEARVEVLLLPTHSDDPPATVMARLVELLSADPGRSVVPVRVFWVPGGLPTRSKVVALISGRDTYRPPELLQRRILRKDPARARVVAGEPAKVSELRQQWSDTTIAENPREFARFVIRRAILAIERVELRLLGPEYKSPRLVKPEMLASARFREGLEKIPGATVDKAGEMLDELSTGWSRFSVDLIPTLGRAIFSRGFDPRIDYDSTEIESMRHSLETHPAVLLFSHRSYLDGVIVPVAMQENRLPPVHTFAGINLSFGFMGPIMRHSGVIFLRRKLDDPLYKYVLRQYVGYIVEKRFNLNWSIEGTRSRTGKMLPPKLGLLSYVADAYLDGRSEDILLQPVSISFDQLHETAEYAEYARGGEKTPESLAWLYSFIKAQGERNYGKIYVRFPEAVSMRQYLGEPNGPIAQDEDTKRLAMQKMAFEVAWRIVRVTPVNATGLVSALLLTARGMALTVGQLHHTFQDALDYLERKEIPMTNSALRLRTPEGVRAAVDALSGGHPVTRVDGGREPVWRIARDDEHEAAFYRNSVIYAFLETSLIELALAHAARAESDWLEVFWTQVIRLRDLLKFEFYFADSATFRENITTEMSWVPDWEEKIASGPDGIDAVLQTKRPLLGSAMLRPFFEAYRIVADVLRDAAAEIPEAELTKLALGVGRQYVAQAKVRSAESVSALLFTTARQVAADQGLLRRADDLSERRTAFLTEMRGILADMDTVEVASREQFLARERASRQSAGR, from the coding sequence GTGAAGCAGGTCGTCGAGGATTTCGCGAGCTTCAGCCCGACCGGCGACACCCTCGTGCTGGCCGCGGTGGCCTCGCCGGCCGAACAGGAATTGCTCGACGACTGGCTGCGTCAGCAGCGCCGGGACCGGCCCGAGGCCCGCGTCGAGGTGCTGCTGCTTCCGACGCATTCCGATGATCCGCCGGCCACCGTGATGGCCAGGCTGGTGGAACTGCTCTCGGCCGACCCCGGTCGATCGGTGGTGCCGGTCCGGGTTTTCTGGGTGCCCGGCGGTCTGCCCACCAGGTCCAAGGTGGTCGCGCTGATCTCCGGCCGCGACACCTACCGGCCGCCCGAGCTGCTGCAGCGGCGCATCCTGCGCAAGGATCCCGCGCGCGCCCGGGTGGTGGCCGGTGAACCCGCGAAGGTGTCCGAGCTGCGCCAGCAGTGGAGCGACACGACCATTGCCGAAAACCCCAGGGAGTTCGCCCGTTTCGTGATCCGCCGGGCGATCCTGGCGATCGAACGGGTGGAGCTGCGGCTGCTGGGGCCCGAATACAAGTCACCGCGTCTGGTCAAGCCCGAGATGCTGGCCTCGGCGCGGTTCCGTGAGGGCCTGGAGAAGATCCCGGGTGCCACGGTCGACAAGGCCGGCGAGATGCTCGATGAGCTGTCCACCGGGTGGAGTCGCTTCTCCGTCGACCTCATCCCGACCTTGGGCCGGGCCATCTTCAGCCGTGGCTTCGATCCCAGGATCGACTATGACAGCACCGAGATCGAATCGATGCGGCACAGCCTCGAAACCCACCCGGCGGTGCTGCTGTTCTCCCACCGGTCCTACCTCGACGGCGTCATCGTCCCGGTGGCCATGCAGGAGAACAGGCTTCCGCCGGTGCACACCTTCGCCGGGATCAACCTGTCCTTCGGCTTCATGGGTCCGATCATGCGACATTCCGGCGTGATCTTCCTGCGTCGCAAGCTCGACGATCCGCTCTACAAGTATGTGCTGCGTCAGTACGTCGGGTACATCGTGGAGAAGCGCTTCAACCTGAACTGGTCCATCGAGGGCACCCGGTCCCGCACCGGAAAGATGTTGCCGCCCAAGCTCGGACTGTTGTCCTATGTCGCCGACGCCTACCTCGACGGGCGCAGCGAGGACATCCTGTTGCAGCCGGTGTCGATCAGCTTCGACCAGCTGCACGAGACCGCCGAGTACGCCGAGTACGCCCGCGGCGGGGAGAAGACCCCGGAAAGCCTGGCCTGGCTCTACAGCTTCATCAAGGCGCAGGGCGAACGTAACTACGGCAAGATCTACGTCCGCTTCCCCGAAGCGGTGTCCATGCGCCAGTACCTGGGCGAACCCAACGGTCCCATCGCCCAGGACGAGGACACCAAACGGCTGGCCATGCAGAAGATGGCCTTCGAGGTGGCCTGGCGCATCGTGCGGGTCACCCCGGTCAATGCGACGGGACTGGTGTCGGCGTTGTTGCTGACCGCACGGGGCATGGCGCTCACCGTCGGGCAGCTGCACCACACCTTCCAGGACGCACTGGATTATCTTGAGCGCAAAGAGATTCCGATGACCAACAGTGCGCTGCGGCTGCGTACGCCCGAAGGGGTGCGCGCTGCGGTGGATGCACTCTCGGGCGGTCACCCGGTGACCCGGGTGGACGGCGGCCGCGAGCCGGTATGGCGGATCGCCAGGGACGACGAACATGAGGCCGCGTTCTACCGGAACTCGGTCATCTACGCGTTCCTGGAGACCTCCCTCATCGAACTGGCGCTCGCGCATGCCGCGCGCGCCGAGTCGGACTGGCTCGAGGTGTTCTGGACCCAGGTGATCCGGCTGCGCGATCTGCTGAAGTTCGAGTTCTATTTCGCCGACTCGGCCACCTTTCGGGAGAACATCACCACGGAGATGTCCTGGGTGCCGGACTGGGAGGAGAAAATCGCCTCGGGCCCGGACGGCATCGACGCTGTCCTGCAGACCAAGCGGCCACTGCTCGGTTCGGCGATGCTGCGGCCGTTCTTCGAGGCCTACAGAATCGTGGCCGATGTGCTGCGTGATGCCGCGGCGGAGATCCCGGAGGCGGAGCTGACCAAGCTGGCGCTCGGGGTGGGCCGCCAGTATGTGGCCCAGGCGAAGGTGCGCAGCGCCGAGTCGGTATCGGCGCTGCTGTTCACCACCGCACGCCAGGTGGCCGCCGATCAGGGGCTGCTACGCCGCGCCGATGATCTGTCGGAGCGGCGGACGGCGTTTCTGACCGAGATGCGCGGCATCCTTGCCGACATGGATACGGTCGAAGTCGCCTCCCGCGAGCAGTTCCTTGCGCGTGAGCGGGCCTCACGCCAGTCCGCGGGTCGCTGA
- a CDS encoding cytochrome c oxidase assembly protein — protein sequence MTIVAPPVRTSAVWPTLWGVALLAGAVAAGIGGLSIVDALAATGLPDPGPATTYGLPFVRAVGEIAAAIAVGSFLMAAFLVPPQRSGVLDAGGYRALRTGTIAAGVWTVCAVLLVPLTVSDITGAPLASRLGPIDVWTVASMVETAGTWRWTALLAGIVTLVSIPVLRWTWTPVLLAGSLVTLLPLALSGHSSSGGAHDVATNSLLIHLVAGVVWAGGLMALWALAVRGGEHLDVAARRFSAIALWCFAAMALSGIVNALVRVRPGELFSTTYGWLLLGKAAALLVLGVLGLLHRRRSVRALADDPAARRPLIQLALVESMVFGVTFGLAVALGRTPPPPLAELPSITAVEIGYDLAGPPTLARVLFDWRFDLIFGTAAILAAAIYIAGVVRLRRRGDAWPVGRTIAWLCGCATLLFATSSGVGRYMPAMFSMHMTAHMMLSMLVPVLLVLGAPVTLALRALPTAGKDRPPGMREWLLAALHSRVSTFFTNPLVATAIFVAGFYGLYFGGIFDAAADSHGAHLAMNAHFLLSGYLFYWVVIGVDPTPRPIPPLAKLAMVFGSLPLHAFFGVVLMGTQKVLAGDFYRSLDLPWHTDLLADQRLGGGIAWSTGEVPLVLVMLALLIQWRRSDNRTAKRLDRAADRDEDAELTAYNNMLAKLSKIEDR from the coding sequence ATGACGATCGTCGCGCCACCCGTGCGCACCAGCGCCGTGTGGCCGACCCTGTGGGGCGTCGCCCTGCTGGCCGGCGCGGTGGCCGCCGGTATCGGCGGGCTGTCCATCGTGGATGCGCTGGCCGCGACGGGGCTGCCCGACCCGGGTCCGGCCACCACCTACGGGCTGCCGTTCGTGCGTGCGGTGGGCGAGATCGCCGCGGCCATCGCCGTCGGCTCGTTCCTGATGGCCGCCTTCCTGGTGCCACCTCAGCGCAGCGGCGTGCTCGACGCCGGCGGCTACCGCGCGCTGCGCACCGGCACCATCGCCGCCGGGGTGTGGACCGTGTGTGCGGTGCTGCTGGTGCCGCTGACGGTCTCCGATATCACCGGTGCACCGTTGGCCAGCAGGCTCGGCCCCATCGACGTCTGGACGGTCGCCAGCATGGTGGAGACCGCGGGTACCTGGCGCTGGACGGCCCTGCTGGCCGGGATCGTCACTCTGGTCAGCATCCCGGTGCTGCGCTGGACCTGGACCCCGGTGCTGCTGGCCGGATCGCTGGTCACGCTGCTGCCGCTTGCGCTCAGCGGGCATTCGTCCTCCGGTGGGGCCCACGACGTGGCGACCAACAGCCTGCTCATCCACCTGGTCGCCGGGGTGGTGTGGGCCGGCGGCCTGATGGCGCTGTGGGCACTCGCGGTGCGTGGCGGCGAGCATCTGGACGTGGCGGCACGGCGGTTCTCGGCGATCGCGCTGTGGTGCTTCGCGGCGATGGCCCTGTCCGGCATCGTCAATGCCCTGGTGCGGGTGCGTCCCGGCGAACTGTTCAGCACCACCTACGGCTGGCTGCTGCTCGGCAAGGCCGCGGCGCTGCTGGTGCTCGGTGTGCTCGGGCTGTTGCACCGCCGCCGCAGCGTCCGCGCGCTGGCCGACGATCCCGCCGCCCGCCGTCCGCTGATCCAGCTGGCGCTCGTCGAATCGATGGTGTTCGGGGTGACCTTCGGTCTCGCCGTGGCCCTCGGGCGCACCCCGCCACCGCCGCTTGCCGAACTGCCGTCGATCACCGCGGTAGAGATCGGCTATGACCTGGCCGGCCCGCCCACGTTGGCCCGGGTGCTGTTCGACTGGCGTTTCGACCTCATCTTCGGCACCGCCGCCATCCTGGCGGCCGCGATCTACATCGCCGGCGTGGTGCGGCTGCGCCGCCGCGGCGACGCCTGGCCGGTGGGCCGGACCATCGCCTGGTTGTGCGGCTGCGCGACGCTGTTGTTCGCGACGTCGTCCGGGGTCGGGCGCTACATGCCCGCGATGTTCAGCATGCACATGACGGCCCACATGATGTTGTCGATGCTGGTGCCGGTGCTGCTGGTGCTGGGCGCACCGGTGACCCTGGCGCTGCGCGCGCTGCCGACGGCGGGCAAGGACCGCCCGCCGGGAATGCGGGAGTGGCTGCTGGCCGCGCTGCACAGCCGGGTGTCGACGTTCTTCACCAACCCCTTGGTGGCGACCGCGATCTTCGTGGCCGGTTTCTACGGGCTGTACTTCGGCGGCATCTTCGATGCGGCCGCCGACAGCCACGGCGCGCACCTGGCGATGAATGCGCACTTCCTGCTCAGCGGCTACCTGTTCTACTGGGTGGTCATCGGGGTGGACCCGACGCCGCGGCCCATCCCACCCCTGGCCAAGCTCGCGATGGTGTTCGGCTCGCTGCCCTTGCACGCGTTCTTCGGTGTGGTTCTGATGGGGACGCAGAAGGTGCTCGCCGGCGATTTCTACCGGTCCCTCGACTTGCCGTGGCACACCGATCTGCTCGCCGATCAGCGTCTCGGCGGCGGCATCGCCTGGTCGACGGGGGAGGTCCCGCTGGTGCTGGTGATGCTGGCGCTGCTCATCCAGTGGCGCCGCAGCGACAACCGCACCGCCAAACGGCTGGACCGGGCCGCCGACCGCGACGAGGACGCCGAACTGACCGCCTACAACAACATGCTGGCGAAACTGTCCAAGATCGAGGACCGCTAA
- a CDS encoding HAD-IB family hydrolase, whose protein sequence is MSSADGQSGGSKIMRLPGTVAEIEASPEGPQVGAFFDLDGTLVAGFTGVLMTRDQLRRGQMSVGEFIGMVQAGINHQLGRSEFEDLIGKGARMLHGNSISDLDELGERLFIQHVRDRIYPEMRAMVRAHQARGHTVVLSSSALTVQVEPVARFLGIDKVLSNKFKVDEHGLITGEVEEPVIWGPGKAHAVQKFSAANGVDLTRSYFYADGDEDVALMYLVGNPRPTNPAGKLASVAQKRGWPILKFSSRAGSSPVSQLRTLASLATIPTVAAGAIGLGLLTRNKRVGVNFFTSNWSRLLMLTTGIELNVLGEENLTAQRPAVFIFNHRNQADPMIAGRLVNVDFTGVGKKELERNPLMGPLGKVMDAAFIDRDDTQSAVEGLHKVEELARKGLSILIAPEGTRLDTTEVGPFKKGPFRIAMAAGIPIVPIVIRNAEVIAARDSSTFNAGKVDVAVYPPIPTDDWTHDNLADRIAEVRRLYLDTLLDWPRESLPDAAVYQRMRGEKA, encoded by the coding sequence ATGAGTTCGGCGGACGGACAATCGGGCGGCTCGAAGATCATGCGGCTGCCCGGCACGGTGGCCGAGATCGAGGCTAGCCCCGAGGGGCCGCAGGTGGGTGCCTTCTTCGATCTGGACGGCACCCTGGTCGCCGGATTCACCGGCGTGCTCATGACACGAGATCAGTTGCGGCGCGGCCAGATGAGCGTCGGCGAGTTCATCGGCATGGTGCAGGCCGGCATCAACCATCAGCTGGGCCGCTCGGAGTTCGAGGATCTCATCGGCAAGGGTGCACGCATGCTGCACGGGAACTCGATCAGTGATCTCGACGAACTCGGCGAGCGGCTGTTCATCCAGCACGTCCGTGACCGCATCTACCCGGAGATGCGGGCCATGGTGCGCGCGCACCAGGCCCGCGGTCACACCGTCGTGCTGAGCTCCTCGGCGCTGACGGTGCAGGTGGAACCCGTCGCCCGGTTCCTGGGCATCGACAAGGTGCTGAGCAACAAGTTCAAGGTCGACGAGCACGGACTGATCACCGGCGAGGTTGAGGAGCCGGTCATCTGGGGTCCGGGCAAAGCTCATGCCGTACAGAAGTTCTCGGCGGCCAACGGTGTTGATCTGACCAGGAGCTACTTCTACGCCGACGGCGACGAGGACGTCGCGTTGATGTATCTGGTCGGCAACCCGCGGCCCACCAACCCGGCCGGGAAGCTGGCATCGGTGGCGCAGAAGCGGGGCTGGCCGATCCTGAAGTTCAGCAGCCGTGCCGGCAGCAGCCCGGTGTCCCAGCTGCGCACCCTGGCCAGCCTGGCGACCATCCCGACGGTCGCGGCGGGCGCCATCGGGCTGGGGTTGCTCACCCGCAACAAACGGGTGGGCGTCAACTTCTTCACCTCCAACTGGAGCAGGCTGCTGATGCTGACCACCGGCATCGAGCTCAACGTGCTGGGTGAGGAGAACCTGACCGCGCAGCGCCCGGCCGTGTTCATCTTCAACCACCGCAACCAGGCCGACCCGATGATCGCCGGCCGGCTGGTCAACGTCGACTTCACCGGGGTGGGCAAGAAGGAGCTGGAACGCAACCCCTTGATGGGTCCGCTCGGCAAGGTGATGGACGCGGCCTTCATCGACCGCGACGACACCCAGTCCGCCGTCGAAGGACTGCACAAGGTGGAAGAGCTTGCCCGCAAGGGACTTTCCATCCTGATCGCTCCCGAGGGCACCCGGCTGGACACCACCGAGGTCGGCCCGTTCAAGAAGGGTCCGTTCCGCATCGCGATGGCGGCGGGCATCCCCATCGTGCCGATCGTGATCCGCAACGCCGAGGTCATCGCGGCCCGCGATTCCAGCACCTTCAACGCGGGCAAGGTCGATGTCGCGGTGTACCCGCCGATCCCGACCGACGACTGGACCCACGACAACCTGGCCGACCGCATCGCCGAGGTGCGCCGGCTCTATCTGGACACCCTGCTGGACTGGCCGCGTGAGTCGCTGCCCGATGCCGCTGTCTATCAACGTATGCGGGGAGAAAAAGCGTGA
- the pknB gene encoding Stk1 family PASTA domain-containing Ser/Thr kinase, with translation MTVPQQLTDRYELGEILGFGGMSEVHKARDVRLHRDVAIKILRADLARDPNFYQRFRREAKHTAALNHPSIVAVYDTGEAQTPNGNLPFLVMEYVDGHTVGKLIQHHGAMPPRRAISIIADVCTALEFSHSRGIVHRDIKPANIMITPTGAVKVMDFGIARAMNATTGDRLTATSAVVGTAQYFSPEQARGQQVDARTDVYSLGCVLYEMLTGQALFTGDTPLSVAYQHVRERPVPPSQRNGGISPDLEAVVLKALAKKPENRYQSAAEMHADLRRVGSGNTPEAKSPQAPEAHDTDDTPADRGPNTLQFPVQEQPRRSRRWVMAGALVAVTLLVIAGVYIVGAMNRVRVPDVAGLSQQEALSQLQDSGLSPVVDATPDGSVEAGLVIGTDPAAGGSVSSGGDITVNVSTGPEQRRIPDVSRLSYDEAVKTLADAGFDDVRRMPQASTSEELDRVIGTVPAAQQDSATSNEIVILVGSGPSARTVPDVVGQTVEQALRNLDTAGFTTILQADADGTLPPGQVAATDPPAGASVASDAPITLKVSRGNQFAMPDLRGLLYGDAKAQLDALGFTGLFLKGPDMDAGGDRRARVVQQVPAPGTGVNRDGTITVNYGS, from the coding sequence ATGACCGTGCCGCAGCAGCTGACCGACCGCTACGAGCTGGGCGAAATCCTGGGTTTCGGCGGCATGTCGGAGGTGCACAAGGCGCGCGATGTGCGGTTGCACCGCGATGTGGCGATCAAGATCCTGCGCGCCGACCTGGCCCGCGACCCGAACTTCTATCAGCGGTTCCGCCGGGAGGCCAAGCACACCGCAGCGCTGAACCACCCGTCCATCGTGGCGGTGTACGACACCGGTGAGGCGCAGACCCCGAACGGCAACCTGCCGTTCCTGGTGATGGAGTACGTCGACGGTCACACCGTCGGAAAGCTGATCCAGCACCACGGAGCGATGCCCCCGCGCCGGGCGATCTCCATCATCGCCGATGTCTGCACGGCGCTGGAGTTCAGCCACAGCCGTGGCATCGTGCACCGCGACATCAAACCGGCCAACATCATGATCACCCCGACCGGCGCGGTGAAGGTGATGGATTTCGGCATCGCGCGCGCCATGAACGCGACCACCGGGGACCGGCTCACCGCGACCTCCGCGGTGGTCGGCACCGCACAGTACTTCTCCCCCGAGCAGGCCCGTGGCCAGCAGGTCGACGCCCGCACCGATGTGTACTCGCTGGGCTGCGTGCTGTACGAAATGCTGACCGGCCAAGCGCTTTTCACCGGCGATACGCCGCTGTCGGTGGCCTATCAGCATGTCCGGGAGCGGCCGGTCCCACCGTCACAGCGGAACGGCGGCATCTCCCCGGACCTCGAAGCCGTGGTGCTCAAGGCGCTGGCCAAGAAGCCCGAGAATCGCTACCAGAGCGCGGCCGAGATGCACGCCGATCTGCGGCGGGTCGGCAGCGGCAACACCCCCGAGGCGAAGTCGCCACAGGCCCCCGAAGCCCACGACACCGACGACACCCCGGCGGACCGGGGCCCGAACACCCTGCAGTTCCCCGTGCAAGAGCAGCCCAGGAGATCGCGGCGCTGGGTGATGGCCGGCGCGCTGGTGGCCGTCACGCTGCTGGTGATCGCCGGCGTCTACATCGTGGGCGCCATGAACCGCGTGCGCGTGCCCGATGTGGCGGGGCTGTCCCAGCAGGAGGCACTGAGCCAACTGCAGGACAGCGGCCTGAGCCCGGTGGTGGACGCCACACCCGACGGATCGGTCGAAGCGGGACTGGTGATCGGCACCGACCCGGCCGCCGGCGGCTCCGTCTCCTCAGGTGGTGACATCACCGTCAACGTGTCGACCGGGCCCGAGCAGCGCCGCATCCCGGATGTCTCCCGGCTGTCCTACGACGAGGCGGTGAAAACCCTCGCCGACGCCGGTTTCGACGATGTGCGCCGGATGCCGCAGGCGTCGACCAGCGAGGAACTCGACCGGGTCATCGGGACGGTTCCGGCGGCTCAGCAGGATTCGGCCACCAGCAACGAGATCGTCATCCTCGTCGGTTCGGGACCGTCGGCGCGGACGGTGCCTGATGTGGTCGGCCAGACGGTGGAGCAGGCCCTCCGCAACCTCGACACCGCCGGTTTCACCACCATCCTGCAGGCCGACGCCGACGGCACACTGCCGCCCGGCCAGGTGGCCGCCACCGACCCGCCGGCCGGTGCGTCGGTGGCCTCGGACGCCCCGATCACCCTGAAGGTCTCCCGGGGCAACCAGTTCGCCATGCCCGACCTGCGGGGGCTGCTCTACGGCGATGCGAAGGCGCAACTGGATGCGCTGGGCTTCACCGGGCTTTTCCTGAAGGGGCCCGATATGGACGCCGGCGGCGACCGGCGCGCCAGGGTGGTGCAGCAGGTCCCGGCACCCGGTACCGGCGTGAACCGGGACGGCACCATCACGGTGAACTACGGCAGTTAG